A window of the Zeugodacus cucurbitae isolate PBARC_wt_2022May chromosome 4, idZeuCucr1.2, whole genome shotgun sequence genome harbors these coding sequences:
- the LOC105215881 gene encoding uncharacterized protein LOC105215881, with translation MKTQFLVLSFLVFFLITTEACNTDQDREICANMLRRCLDTEGSRPTPNPEESLTAFNIQCRTLIGSDWRDVTRCGLVRAICELTIVRCQKVSCRSVLALNP, from the exons atgaaaacacaatttttagtGCTGTCTTTCTTAG TGTTTTTTCTGATCACCACAGAAGCCTGTAACACGGATCAGGATCGTGAGATTTGTGCGAACATGTTAAGGCGCTGCCTGGACACCGAAGGCAGCAGACCCACTCCAAACCCAGAAGAGAGCTTGACCGCTTTTAACATACAATGCCGAACCTTAATTGGTTCCGATTGGCGCGATGTGACCCGTTGCGGTTTGGTGCGCGCAATCTGTGAAC TTACTATTGTGCGTTGCCAGAAAGTCTCTTGTCGCAGTGTTCTGGCCCTCAATCCGTAG
- the LOC105215882 gene encoding uncharacterized protein LOC105215882 has translation MKTQFLVLSFLVLFLLTTEACNTDQDRAICANTLSRCLETEGSRPTPNPEETVIAFNTQCRARIGSAWRDVTRCGLLRAICEITIVRCQKVSCRSVLALNP, from the exons atgaaaacacaatttttagtGCTGTCTTTCTTAG TGTTATTTCTGCTCACCACTGAAGCCTGCAATACGGATCAGGATCGTGCGATTTGTGCGAATACGCTAAGCCGCTGCCTGGAAACTGAAGGTAGCAGACCCACTCCAAACCCAGAAGAGACCGTAATCGCTTTCAACACTCAGTGTCGTGCTAGAATTGGTTCCGCCTGGCGCGATGTGACCCGTTGCGGTTTGTTGCGCGCTATCTGCGAAA TTACTATTGTGCGTTGCCAGAAAGTCTCTTGCCGCAGTGTTCTGGCGCTCAATCCGTAG